From a region of the Seleniivibrio woodruffii genome:
- a CDS encoding response regulator transcription factor produces the protein MPREYNPDLIILDLNLPDIDGQQICKIIRGEQDVPILILSARDNVSDKVVCLEYGADDYLTKPFENIELIARVKAILRRVEKPAAVQEDSDGQASVFHHLTIDRANRQVFIKNDKISLTPKEYDILLYFIEKAGQVLSRDTIVSDIWGKNSIYSWSRSLDVHIKNLRQKVEINPKNPDIIKTVSGVGYKIKK, from the coding sequence TTGCCCCGGGAGTACAATCCTGACCTCATAATCCTCGACCTCAATCTGCCCGATATTGACGGGCAGCAGATATGCAAGATAATCAGAGGGGAGCAGGACGTGCCCATCCTCATCCTTTCCGCCCGTGACAACGTTTCCGACAAGGTTGTCTGCCTCGAATACGGAGCGGACGACTACCTGACCAAGCCCTTTGAGAACATCGAGCTGATAGCCCGTGTAAAGGCTATTCTGCGCCGTGTTGAAAAACCTGCGGCGGTTCAGGAGGACAGCGACGGCCAAGCCTCCGTGTTTCATCACCTGACCATAGACAGGGCAAACAGACAGGTCTTCATAAAAAATGATAAAATAAGTCTTACGCCGAAGGAATACGACATCCTTCTGTATTTCATAGAAAAAGCCGGACAGGTGCTCTCCCGTGACACCATAGTCAGCGATATCTGGGGAAAGAACTCCATCTATTCATGGTCCAGAAGCCTTGATGTCCACATCAAGAACCTGCGCCAGAAGGTTGAGATAAACCCTAAAAATCCTGACATAATAAAAACCGTTTCCGGCGTCGGATATAAGATCAAGAAATGA
- a CDS encoding ATP-binding protein translates to MKLTFKLLISITLVTIVIILAMTNVFMESQKKILLQQAHTQAKTMFDMIVVTRQWVAENRDQIQPVPAVATKQLSTYAEKMTDFRFHITSLQLINPENAPDDYEVNALKLFEKGAKEHQEIITLKGDRYYRYMAPLYVNKACMECHDYQGYKIGDLRGGISVTIPMKSLEKAMQVNNRNYQIIGFTAFAGIVLTLTLLLRMMVLKNLDTLTNAAVSYKTGDFSKKLAIKTGDEIQELSEAFEMMRHSILENEDRLKEQLARVTGQYQSVMQELQTTNDELKSINSFKSDILDSLSHELRTPLTKIISYSELLVAQGLDCAPDVKEKSLATIAKSARLLNTLFSEIITLSRLDSNQYPYHFMPLNIGKLTAEIASDHEKEMSDKNIEFSMDIRDGSMITADAESFRHVLMNLISNAVKFSRNDGFIKVRLKSNDEYNIIEVEDSGVGIPADELELVTKRFFRASNVKREFSGTGLGLSIISRIVEGHNGALEIESEQNKGSLFRVLIPKNLVADDEH, encoded by the coding sequence ATGAAGCTCACCTTTAAGCTGCTGATAAGCATCACTCTGGTAACCATTGTTATCATTCTGGCCATGACGAACGTTTTCATGGAGAGTCAGAAAAAGATACTGCTTCAGCAGGCGCACACTCAGGCAAAGACCATGTTCGACATGATCGTTGTCACCCGTCAGTGGGTGGCGGAGAACAGGGATCAGATTCAGCCTGTGCCTGCCGTTGCCACCAAGCAGCTTTCAACCTATGCCGAGAAAATGACGGATTTCCGTTTTCACATAACAAGTCTTCAGCTGATAAATCCTGAAAATGCTCCGGACGATTATGAGGTCAATGCCCTCAAACTGTTTGAAAAAGGGGCAAAGGAACATCAGGAGATAATCACCCTTAAGGGGGACAGGTACTACAGATATATGGCTCCGCTGTATGTCAACAAGGCCTGCATGGAGTGCCACGACTATCAGGGATATAAGATAGGCGATCTGCGGGGCGGAATATCTGTTACCATACCCATGAAATCTCTGGAAAAAGCCATGCAGGTGAACAACCGCAACTATCAGATAATCGGTTTCACCGCTTTTGCGGGTATCGTGCTCACCCTTACTCTGCTTCTGCGCATGATGGTACTCAAAAATCTGGATACCCTTACGAATGCCGCCGTTTCATACAAAACGGGGGATTTTTCCAAAAAACTTGCAATAAAGACAGGAGACGAGATTCAGGAGCTTTCCGAAGCGTTCGAGATGATGCGCCACAGCATTCTGGAGAACGAGGACAGGCTGAAAGAACAGCTGGCAAGAGTCACAGGGCAGTATCAGTCGGTTATGCAGGAGCTTCAGACAACCAACGACGAACTAAAGAGCATTAACAGCTTCAAGTCCGACATTCTGGACTCCCTTTCCCATGAGCTGAGAACGCCGCTTACGAAGATAATCTCCTATTCCGAACTGCTTGTGGCTCAGGGGCTGGACTGTGCGCCGGATGTTAAGGAGAAGTCCCTCGCAACGATAGCAAAAAGCGCAAGACTGCTTAACACCCTTTTCAGCGAGATAATCACTCTGTCCCGTCTGGACAGCAATCAGTACCCTTATCACTTTATGCCGCTTAACATAGGCAAGCTGACCGCCGAGATCGCTTCCGATCATGAAAAAGAGATGTCTGACAAAAATATAGAATTCAGCATGGATATCAGGGACGGATCAATGATAACCGCTGATGCGGAATCGTTCCGCCATGTCCTGATGAACCTTATATCCAACGCAGTGAAATTCAGCCGCAACGACGGTTTCATCAAAGTCCGCCTTAAAAGCAATGATGAATATAACATAATTGAGGTTGAGGATTCCGGGGTCGGTATTCCTGCGGATGAGTTGGAACTGGTGACCAAGAGGTTCTTCCGTGCGTCAAACGTCAAGCGTGAGTTTTCGGGCACAGGGCTGGGGCTTTCCATCATCTCCAGAATAGTCGAGGGGCACAACGGTGCGCTTGAAATTGAGTCGGAGCAGAATAAAGGCTCACTTTTCAGGGTTCTGATACCTAAGAACCTTGTGGCGGATGATGAGCACTAG
- a CDS encoding YkgJ family cysteine cluster protein → MAGIKLYDLHETVYSFVLKSLSSGESPAGIIISLHSLTDERVAEQVPQTEKAVMKCRRGCFHCCRVNVPVLAPEADVIAEYLKTILNADELERLRAKLRYIKVNIAGYDDQERIVSNIPCGFLGEEGECIIHPVRPLVCRSVVSADDSACYNAMNMSIYEEYAYIPMNLKHKSIYDTVFLALADALKQSGGDSRSYEISEALLKRLTINI, encoded by the coding sequence ATGGCCGGTATTAAACTGTACGATCTCCACGAAACGGTTTATTCGTTTGTCCTCAAATCCCTTAGCTCGGGCGAATCTCCTGCGGGTATCATAATCAGCCTGCATTCACTTACCGATGAAAGAGTGGCGGAACAGGTTCCGCAGACAGAAAAAGCGGTGATGAAGTGCCGGAGAGGCTGTTTCCACTGCTGCCGGGTGAACGTTCCCGTTCTTGCTCCCGAAGCGGATGTCATTGCTGAATATCTTAAAACCATCCTGAACGCCGATGAACTGGAAAGGCTGAGAGCAAAGCTCAGATACATAAAGGTAAATATTGCCGGATACGATGATCAGGAACGCATTGTCTCAAACATTCCCTGCGGATTTCTGGGGGAGGAGGGCGAATGCATAATCCATCCTGTGCGCCCCCTTGTGTGCCGTTCTGTTGTCAGTGCGGACGATTCGGCCTGCTACAACGCCATGAACATGTCCATCTATGAAGAATATGCCTACATTCCCATGAACCTAAAGCATAAAAGCATATATGACACTGTGTTTCTTGCGCTGGCGGACGCTCTGAAACAGAGCGGAGGCGACAGCAGAAGCTATGAGATATCCGAAGCCCTTCTTAAAAGGCTCACTATAAATATTTAA
- a CDS encoding c-type cytochrome: protein MKKTACFIVMISAFAFSAAFAAANGAALYEKCKGCHGADGSKPALGVSKAIKGLPAATIEADLKGYQEGKGGAKKAIMLAQVAKLTPEEIKALSEYISKLK from the coding sequence ATGAAAAAGACAGCCTGCTTTATTGTTATGATTTCTGCTTTTGCGTTTTCAGCTGCTTTCGCCGCTGCAAACGGAGCGGCACTTTATGAAAAGTGCAAGGGATGCCACGGAGCAGACGGCTCAAAACCCGCTCTGGGCGTCAGCAAAGCTATTAAAGGACTTCCTGCGGCAACAATCGAAGCCGATCTGAAAGGATATCAGGAAGGCAAGGGCGGAGCCAAAAAAGCCATCATGCTTGCTCAGGTTGCCAAACTGACACCCGAAGAGATCAAAGCACTTTCGGAATATATCTCTAAGCTGAAATAA
- a CDS encoding SCO family protein, producing the protein MRFLKFAVLLFAVVCLTGLFSVRQSFAADVEHSAHENMQKGENKEHVHDEKAQKESDVGVTEHLGSIIPLDLEFTTSEGKKVTLRELVDKPTLFAPVYYTCPNVCNFLQSRLADVIPQIKMKPGQQYQVISVSFDENDTVKDAAEKKVNYMKAAGGTVPENGWIFLTGSKENIDKLMNALGFRFKRSGADFAHPVAVMSVSHSGKIVRYLYGTDILPFEMTMAVVEAEKETPGLSVKKLVAYCFNYDPQGKRYVFDIMKVSGVVVLLVMAVFAGYLFFGGKKRKKRGSDE; encoded by the coding sequence ATGAGATTCTTAAAATTTGCAGTTCTCCTTTTTGCAGTTGTATGTCTTACAGGTCTGTTCTCCGTACGGCAGTCTTTTGCCGCCGATGTGGAGCATTCTGCCCATGAAAATATGCAGAAAGGAGAAAATAAAGAGCACGTTCACGATGAGAAGGCTCAGAAGGAGTCCGATGTCGGTGTCACCGAGCATCTGGGAAGCATAATCCCTCTGGATCTGGAGTTCACCACTTCCGAAGGGAAAAAGGTCACACTCAGAGAGCTTGTTGATAAACCCACTCTGTTCGCTCCCGTGTACTACACATGTCCGAACGTATGCAATTTTCTCCAGTCACGTCTGGCGGATGTTATTCCCCAGATAAAAATGAAGCCCGGACAGCAGTATCAGGTCATTTCCGTCAGCTTCGACGAGAACGACACCGTTAAGGACGCCGCCGAGAAAAAGGTCAACTATATGAAGGCCGCAGGCGGAACGGTTCCCGAAAACGGCTGGATATTCCTGACCGGTTCCAAGGAAAATATTGATAAACTTATGAACGCTCTGGGATTCCGCTTTAAAAGAAGCGGTGCAGACTTCGCCCACCCTGTGGCCGTTATGTCGGTTTCTCATTCAGGCAAGATAGTCCGCTACCTCTATGGTACAGACATTCTGCCTTTTGAAATGACAATGGCCGTTGTTGAGGCGGAGAAGGAGACCCCGGGGCTTTCCGTTAAAAAACTCGTGGCCTACTGTTTCAACTACGATCCTCAGGGTAAGAGATATGTCTTTGACATAATGAAGGTATCCGGCGTGGTTGTTCTGCTGGTTATGGCCGTTTTCGCCGGATATCTTTTCTTCGGCGGAAAAAAGAGAAAAAAGAGAGGTTCCGATGAGTAA
- the ctaD gene encoding cytochrome c oxidase subunit I: protein MSNSTLSFWEETGNGRTGIMGWLTSTDHKRIGLMYLYILLAMFIVGVFLGLAIRLELIAPGRTIMDAQTYNTVFTLHGVIMIFIVVIPSIPAAIGNLVLPIQLGAEDVAFPRLNLFSWYLYVGGTLLALVSLFTGGGTPDTGWTFYVPFSEFTTTNVSVAVIAVFILGFSSILTGLNFITTIHRLRAPDMTWTKIPLFTWSLYATGWIQVLATPVLGITVLLIFAERVLGVGLFDPNKGGDPILYQHLFWIYSHPAVYIMILPAMGVVSDIIPVFARKPIFGYKTIAFSSLMIAFAGSLVWAHHMFTSGMSDTAVLIFSLLTFIVAIPSAIKVFNWTATLYKGSISVEPPLLYALGFIFLFSVGGLTGLILGSAGTDIHVHDTYFVVSHFHYVIFGGTGFGLFAAMHFWLPKYYGRMYDKTLSKVAFYILFVGFNLLYFPLFIIGLQGMPRRYYDYLPQYQDGHIISTVGSWVLALGLAIMFYNLIKGCLKGEKVNGRNPWGAATLEWTTPTPPPLLNFDREPDTSRKPYDFKGVTPDE, encoded by the coding sequence ATGAGTAACAGTACTCTTTCATTCTGGGAGGAGACGGGGAACGGCCGCACAGGAATAATGGGCTGGCTGACCTCAACCGACCACAAACGGATCGGTCTTATGTATCTGTATATCCTGCTCGCAATGTTCATTGTGGGCGTGTTTCTGGGACTTGCCATCCGTCTGGAGCTGATAGCTCCCGGCAGAACGATAATGGATGCCCAGACATACAACACGGTCTTCACTCTGCACGGGGTGATCATGATATTCATCGTGGTGATCCCCAGCATTCCGGCGGCCATAGGCAACCTTGTGCTCCCCATCCAGCTGGGTGCGGAGGACGTTGCGTTTCCTAGGCTTAACCTGTTTTCTTGGTATCTTTATGTGGGCGGAACGCTTCTGGCTCTGGTTTCGCTGTTCACAGGCGGCGGAACTCCCGACACGGGATGGACGTTCTACGTTCCCTTCTCGGAGTTCACCACGACCAACGTTTCCGTGGCGGTGATAGCCGTTTTCATCCTCGGCTTCTCCTCCATCCTCACAGGTCTTAACTTCATCACAACAATACACAGACTCAGAGCACCCGACATGACATGGACAAAGATCCCCCTGTTCACATGGTCGCTCTATGCCACAGGCTGGATTCAGGTTCTGGCCACTCCGGTTCTGGGTATAACGGTTCTGCTTATATTTGCCGAAAGGGTTCTGGGAGTGGGGCTTTTCGATCCCAACAAGGGCGGCGACCCCATCCTTTATCAGCACCTTTTCTGGATATACTCACACCCCGCCGTGTACATCATGATCCTTCCGGCCATGGGTGTCGTTTCCGACATTATCCCAGTCTTCGCCCGCAAGCCCATCTTCGGGTATAAGACCATCGCCTTTTCAAGCCTTATGATAGCCTTCGCAGGCTCTCTGGTGTGGGCGCACCACATGTTCACATCGGGCATGAGCGACACTGCGGTGCTGATCTTCTCGCTGCTGACTTTCATCGTGGCGATACCATCGGCCATAAAGGTGTTCAACTGGACTGCAACACTTTATAAGGGTTCCATATCCGTTGAGCCTCCCCTGCTGTATGCGCTGGGTTTCATCTTCCTGTTCTCCGTGGGCGGTCTTACGGGACTTATCCTCGGTTCGGCGGGAACTGACATACACGTTCACGACACATACTTTGTCGTGAGCCACTTCCACTATGTCATCTTCGGCGGAACAGGCTTCGGTCTGTTTGCGGCCATGCACTTCTGGCTGCCGAAATACTACGGCCGCATGTATGACAAGACCCTTTCAAAGGTAGCGTTCTACATACTTTTTGTGGGTTTCAACCTGCTCTATTTCCCGCTGTTCATCATCGGGCTTCAGGGCATGCCCCGACGCTACTACGACTATCTGCCCCAGTATCAGGACGGACACATAATCTCCACTGTGGGTTCATGGGTTCTGGCGCTTGGTCTGGCCATAATGTTCTACAACCTTATCAAAGGATGCCTGAAGGGCGAAAAGGTCAACGGACGCAACCCCTGGGGTGCGGCCACTCTGGAGTGGACAACTCCCACGCCTCCCCCTCTGCTCAACTTTGACAGGGAACCCGACACCTCACGCAAACCCTACGACTTTAAGGGGGTAACGCCTGATGAGTAA
- a CDS encoding cytochrome c oxidase subunit 3 family protein, which translates to MSNHVHKDYAGAKLGMWLFLFTEVLLFGGMFVLYSAYFHEYPREFHIGGKQLDVVIGTLNTVVLLLSSFSIAAAITYIQQGKKKLALIYTYLTIGAAFIFLVNKTIEWRAKFHHGIWPDSPHLRELSHGENIFFGLYFLMTGLHALHVIIGMVVLSVMVYFLKKDVINQQDFVKLENAGLYWHIVDLIWIFLFPLFYLVL; encoded by the coding sequence ATGAGTAACCATGTGCATAAAGACTACGCAGGAGCGAAACTCGGCATGTGGCTGTTCCTCTTCACAGAGGTACTGCTTTTCGGCGGAATGTTTGTGCTCTACTCTGCGTATTTTCACGAGTATCCCCGCGAGTTCCACATAGGCGGAAAACAGCTCGATGTGGTGATAGGCACACTGAACACGGTGGTTCTGCTGCTCTCCAGTTTCAGCATTGCGGCGGCCATCACATACATTCAGCAGGGAAAGAAAAAGCTTGCGCTGATATACACCTATCTGACCATCGGTGCGGCGTTCATTTTCCTTGTTAACAAGACAATAGAGTGGCGTGCGAAGTTTCACCACGGCATCTGGCCGGATTCGCCCCATCTGAGGGAGCTTTCCCACGGCGAGAACATCTTCTTCGGGCTTTATTTCCTTATGACAGGTCTCCATGCGCTCCACGTTATTATAGGCATGGTGGTTCTGTCGGTCATGGTCTACTTCCTTAAGAAGGATGTTATAAATCAGCAGGATTTTGTGAAACTTGAAAATGCAGGGCTCTACTGGCACATAGTGGACCTTATCTGGATATTCCTGTTTCCCCTGTTCTATCTTGTGTTGTGA
- a CDS encoding cytochrome C oxidase subunit IV family protein, with protein sequence MSEHKHEHHILSIKTAGIILGLLLLLTAITVGVSRINLGFLNVAVAMTLATTKALLVILFFMHMKYESRFMQAIVFMCFLILAIFIGFTFFDVAYR encoded by the coding sequence ATGAGCGAACATAAACACGAACACCATATATTAAGCATTAAAACAGCCGGCATAATTCTGGGGCTTCTGCTCCTGCTGACTGCCATTACGGTCGGAGTTTCCCGAATCAATCTGGGATTTCTGAACGTGGCGGTGGCTATGACCCTTGCGACAACAAAGGCGCTGCTGGTTATTTTGTTTTTCATGCATATGAAATACGAGAGCAGGTTCATGCAGGCTATAGTCTTCATGTGTTTCCTGATTCTGGCCATTTTCATAGGCTTCACATTCTTTGACGTGGCTTACAGGTAA
- the coxB gene encoding cytochrome c oxidase subunit II, producing the protein MDASLVDAVSKVDTAFKFIFGISIVILILITVVTLYFLYRYSRKRNPEPADIDGNLVAEIIWTVVPTLIVAAMFWFGWTGYKALRSAPADSYEVQCEARMWSWKFTYPNGKTSDKLYVPANKPIKVDLTSVDVIHSFYAPAFRIKMDTVPGMHTYVWFNSGEPGKYDIQCAEYCGVRHAYMLSKIVVLPEKEFNEWLNETAAVQKDEGEELLKKYGCFDCHSTDGSVLVGPSFKDIYNRETIVIENGKERTLKADDEYLRRAIEEPAAELVKGFEDMMPPFKGTIFDEEMKKILTHLKGEKPQANVGAKGAEVAEREGCLGCHSTDGSVIVGPSFKGLMDRKAKVVSKDGKKMEVTANIEYIIGSIKTPEAYITEGFDPSMPAYESLSDDDVKALVEYISTLK; encoded by the coding sequence ATGGATGCATCATTAGTCGATGCCGTCAGCAAGGTCGACACGGCATTTAAATTTATATTCGGCATATCCATTGTCATCCTGATTCTGATAACAGTGGTTACGCTGTACTTCCTCTACAGGTACAGCAGAAAAAGAAACCCTGAACCTGCGGACATCGACGGCAACCTTGTCGCCGAGATAATCTGGACTGTTGTGCCGACTTTGATAGTGGCGGCAATGTTCTGGTTCGGCTGGACAGGCTATAAGGCTCTGCGCAGTGCCCCTGCGGACAGCTATGAGGTTCAGTGCGAAGCGAGGATGTGGTCATGGAAGTTCACATATCCCAACGGCAAGACCAGCGACAAGCTTTATGTGCCTGCCAACAAGCCCATAAAGGTTGACCTGACCTCTGTCGACGTTATCCACAGCTTCTATGCACCCGCATTCAGGATCAAGATGGACACAGTGCCGGGAATGCATACCTACGTATGGTTCAACAGCGGCGAACCCGGAAAATATGATATTCAGTGCGCCGAATACTGCGGCGTGCGCCATGCATACATGCTCTCCAAGATAGTCGTTCTTCCTGAGAAGGAGTTCAACGAATGGCTGAACGAGACCGCCGCCGTGCAGAAGGACGAGGGCGAGGAACTGCTTAAGAAATACGGCTGTTTCGATTGCCACTCCACAGACGGCAGTGTGCTTGTGGGTCCCAGCTTCAAGGATATCTACAACCGTGAGACGATTGTCATTGAGAACGGCAAGGAGAGAACCCTCAAGGCTGACGATGAGTATCTGAGAAGAGCCATCGAGGAACCTGCGGCAGAGCTTGTCAAAGGTTTTGAGGATATGATGCCTCCGTTCAAGGGCACGATATTCGATGAGGAGATGAAGAAGATTCTCACGCACCTCAAGGGAGAGAAACCTCAGGCAAATGTCGGTGCAAAGGGTGCGGAAGTGGCCGAGCGTGAGGGCTGTCTGGGATGCCACTCCACAGACGGCAGCGTTATAGTCGGCCCCAGCTTCAAAGGGCTGATGGATCGCAAAGCAAAGGTTGTCTCCAAAGACGGTAAAAAGATGGAGGTGACAGCCAACATCGAGTATATCATCGGTTCAATAAAGACACCTGAAGCGTATATCACGGAAGGTTTCGATCCTTCGATGCCCGCTTATGAGAGCCTGAGCGATGACGATGTCAAGGCTCTGGTGGAATATATAAGCACGCTGAAATAA
- a CDS encoding protoheme IX farnesyltransferase, translated as MVGLSAFAGACLSYHHIGFHHLYAMLAATFLSFGCSALNQFQERDLDGMMQRTKKRPLPSGNLMPKEVLVLSVSLILMGMGFIVLSESLSAILIGIFVIVGYNFLYTPFKRISPFSVMLGSFSGAVPPLLGYTMAGGSPFDVKILLVSATLYLWQTPHFAILADMHADDYIQAGFKTLRHSYGEDKSRLFISVWSAAYFAALMFLPLADIYVYKYTMFAHIAVALPAAFIVLFYSDNPRIRFHTLNLSAMMFFLLLAVDSMIVL; from the coding sequence ATGGTAGGCCTTTCCGCTTTTGCGGGGGCCTGCCTTTCTTATCACCACATAGGTTTTCATCACCTTTATGCAATGCTGGCGGCGACGTTCCTGTCGTTCGGATGTTCTGCGCTGAACCAGTTTCAGGAGCGGGATCTTGACGGAATGATGCAGCGCACGAAAAAGCGTCCTCTGCCCTCAGGCAATCTTATGCCCAAAGAGGTTCTTGTGCTTTCAGTGAGCCTTATTCTTATGGGAATGGGCTTTATTGTTCTTTCTGAGAGCCTTTCGGCAATACTTATAGGCATATTCGTAATCGTGGGCTACAACTTCCTTTATACGCCGTTCAAACGGATTTCTCCGTTTTCGGTGATGCTCGGTTCCTTCTCCGGTGCCGTTCCGCCCCTGCTGGGCTACACAATGGCCGGAGGCTCGCCTTTTGACGTTAAGATACTTCTGGTATCAGCCACTCTCTATCTCTGGCAGACGCCGCATTTTGCCATTCTGGCGGACATGCATGCCGATGACTACATTCAGGCGGGTTTTAAGACTTTGCGCCACTCCTACGGCGAGGACAAGAGCAGGCTGTTCATCAGCGTCTGGTCTGCCGCATATTTTGCCGCTCTCATGTTTCTGCCTCTGGCGGACATCTATGTGTATAAATATACCATGTTCGCCCATATTGCCGTTGCCCTGCCTGCGGCGTTCATAGTTCTTTTCTATTCCGACAATCCCCGAATCAGGTTCCACACACTCAACCTGTCCGCAATGATGTTCTTTCTTCTTTTGGCCGTGGACAGTATGATCGTTCTTTAA
- a CDS encoding AzlD family protein — protein sequence MDRISFLTILGMGAATYLTRILGFYIAGKLTLTPRFRYALQSIPIAILISIAAPSIIKGTVAEILSAMVVIGAAATGRGLLFCLAVGILAVNFFRFIF from the coding sequence ATGGACAGGATTAGTTTTCTTACAATACTCGGAATGGGTGCGGCAACCTATCTCACCCGTATTCTGGGTTTCTACATAGCGGGTAAACTCACCCTTACGCCCAGATTCAGGTATGCCCTTCAAAGCATCCCCATTGCCATTCTGATATCTATAGCCGCTCCCTCGATAATCAAAGGGACTGTGGCGGAGATTCTTTCGGCCATGGTGGTCATAGGAGCCGCCGCAACGGGCAGAGGGCTGCTTTTCTGTCTGGCTGTTGGTATTCTGGCGGTCAATTTTTTCAGGTTTATTTTTTAA
- a CDS encoding AzlC family ABC transporter permease, with the protein MNTNYQAFKLGMKDGLPIALGVAAYGVVYGMLTQGVLTGWETIMSCMVVFAGVSQIMALEMWHQPLPVFAIILSTFIVNIRHILMGASIYPYAEKEKKWVSYVSLFFMVDEGWALTMGKMHRTAERIGYLAGTGFILYFLWLASALIGRQAGAFIPSPEKLGIDFALSAVFITMAVSGFRGRRDIPVIVVAVIVSCLFEHYVGGKWYILAGGIAGGLTAWITYGQD; encoded by the coding sequence ATGAATACTAACTATCAGGCATTCAAACTCGGCATGAAAGACGGCCTGCCCATCGCCCTCGGCGTTGCGGCATACGGCGTTGTTTACGGCATGCTCACTCAGGGTGTTCTCACAGGCTGGGAGACAATTATGTCCTGCATGGTGGTATTCGCCGGAGTTTCACAGATAATGGCTCTGGAAATGTGGCACCAGCCGCTTCCTGTGTTCGCCATCATCCTTTCAACCTTCATAGTCAACATCCGCCACATCCTTATGGGCGCATCGATATATCCCTATGCGGAAAAAGAGAAAAAATGGGTCAGCTACGTTTCGCTGTTCTTCATGGTGGACGAAGGCTGGGCTCTGACCATGGGCAAAATGCACAGAACAGCCGAACGCATAGGCTATCTGGCCGGCACAGGTTTCATCCTCTATTTTCTCTGGCTCGCCTCTGCTCTGATAGGCCGTCAGGCGGGAGCCTTCATCCCGTCGCCGGAAAAACTGGGGATAGACTTCGCTCTGTCCGCAGTGTTCATAACCATGGCTGTTTCCGGTTTCAGAGGACGCAGGGATATTCCTGTGATTGTAGTTGCAGTCATCGTTTCGTGCCTTTTTGAGCATTATGTGGGCGGAAAATGGTACATACTCGCCGGAGGGATAGCAGGCGGGCTTACAGCGTGGATAACATATGGACAGGATTAG
- a CDS encoding LysE family translocator, with product MLDSTQIILFATTSLLLAASPGPDVIYVITRGLTQGHRSAMAAAAGFSLGNIAHTAFAILGLSAIIRSSAIAFTAIKIAGALYLIYIGYKTFTSKSEVSAEKDDKVLSAKAVFIQSITANILNPKVAIFFIAFFPQFVKPENGHPSLQMAGLGLVFIICTFIVFSACALFSGQIGNRLKQSKTGAGYLNKAAGAVLMGLGVALAFSRRT from the coding sequence ATGCTTGACAGCACACAGATTATCCTTTTCGCAACAACATCTTTGCTTCTGGCGGCAAGCCCCGGCCCCGACGTTATCTATGTCATAACCAGAGGGCTGACACAGGGGCACAGAAGCGCAATGGCCGCCGCCGCAGGTTTTTCTCTGGGCAACATAGCCCATACTGCGTTCGCAATCTTAGGTCTGTCGGCAATAATCCGTTCCAGTGCAATAGCTTTCACCGCAATAAAGATTGCGGGTGCGCTCTATCTCATCTACATAGGCTACAAAACCTTCACCAGCAAATCTGAGGTCAGCGCCGAAAAGGACGATAAAGTGCTCAGCGCAAAAGCTGTTTTCATACAGAGCATCACCGCAAACATCCTCAACCCGAAAGTTGCGATTTTCTTCATCGCATTCTTTCCCCAGTTCGTAAAACCGGAAAACGGTCACCCTTCCCTGCAAATGGCGGGTCTGGGTCTGGTGTTCATCATCTGCACATTCATAGTCTTTTCCGCCTGTGCACTTTTCAGCGGACAGATAGGAAACAGACTGAAACAGAGCAAAACCGGAGCGGGATATCTGAACAAAGCGGCGGGAGCGGTTCTGATGGGACTCGGTGTAGCCCTTGCATTCTCCCGACGCACATAA